The following coding sequences are from one Molothrus aeneus isolate 106 chromosome Z, BPBGC_Maene_1.0, whole genome shotgun sequence window:
- the PHF24 gene encoding PHD finger protein 24, producing MGVLMSRRQTVEKVQKVSLAVSAFKDGLREQPSTRRRAEAGTARQGTLEQEVQEGEEEAVAGPSQPEESSAGKAAWERLRDGRGVEPEEFDRANRFTPPAFIRPKRELHDDEPPDISLEQREQILNDEMCEICEVWTAESLFPCRICHRVYHDGCLRRMGYLQKDSAVEVTETAHTETGWSCYYCDNLNLLLTEEEMYSLMETLKNCKIIPESCLTLDDFLHYKHQVHKQQFERTMPEAQEEQAALQFNALDPDKKGHIEWQDFLSHESIQLLQKIRPQNALLRLLTPKERERARTAFLALDQDNDGFIGEAECRQARHSWFRKHQKEMLSCNVSISHVGPISEGSPASSRNGKSPEKILPATKQEETRSIDWPGFLRENVAYILAARPNSAALHLQPLA from the exons ATGGGGGTGCTGATGTCCAGGAGGCAGACGGTGGAGAAGGTGCAGAAGGTCAGCTTGGCCGTGTCAGCCTTCAAGGATGGGCTGCGGGAGCAGCCATCGACACGGCGTCGGGCGGAGGCGGGGACTGCACGCCAGGGGAcgctggagcaggaggtgcaagagggagaggaggaagcgGTGGCAGGACCTTCCCAGCCGGAGGAGAGCAGTGCCGGCAAGGCGGCCTGGGAGCGGCTGCGGGATGGCCGGGGCGTGGAGCCAGAGGAGTTCGACCGGGCCAACAGGTTCACGCCACCAGCCTTCATCCGGCCCAAGAGGGAGCTCCACGATGATGAGCCCCCGGAcatcagcctggagcagagggagcag ATCCTGAATGACGAGATGTGTGAGATATGCGAGGTGTGGACAGCCGAGAGCCTCTTCCCCTGCCGCATCTGCCACCGGGTGTACCACGATGGCTGCCTGCGCCGCATGGGGTACCTGCAGAAGGACAGCGCCGTGGAGGTGACAGAGACCGCGCACACCGAGACCGGCTGGAGCTGCTACTACTGC gaCAACCTCAATCTGTTGCTGACAGAGGAGGAGATGTACAGCCTGATGGAGACCCTGAAGAACTGCAAGATCATTCCAG AGAGCTGTCTGACCCTGGATGACTTCCTGCACTACAAACATCAAGTGCACAAGCAGCAATTTGAGCGGACCATGCCcgaggcacaggaggagcaggcagccctgcagttcAACGCTCTGGACCCTGACAAGAAGGGGCACATTGAGTGGCAGGACTTTCTCTCCCATGAGtccatccagctgctgcagaaaataCGGCCGCAG AATGCCCTTCTGCGGCTGCTGACACCCAAGGAGCGGGAGCGGGCACGGACAGCCTTCCTGGCCCTGGACCAGGACAACGATGGCTTCATCGGGGAGGCTGAGTGCCGCCAGGCCCGGCACAGCTGGTTCCGCAAGCACCAGAAGGAGATGCTGTCTTGCAATGTCAG caTCAGCCACGTGGGGCCCATATCAGAGGGCAGCCCCgccagcagcaggaatggcaAGAGCCCGGAGAAGATCTTGCCAGCCACAAAGCAGGAGGAGACCAG GAGCATCGACTGGCCTGGATTCCTGCGGGAGAACGTCGCCTACATCCTGGCCGCGCGCCCCAACAGCGCCgccctgcacctgcagcccctcGCCTAG